The following are from one region of the Siniperca chuatsi isolate FFG_IHB_CAS linkage group LG21, ASM2008510v1, whole genome shotgun sequence genome:
- the carhsp1 gene encoding calcium-regulated heat-stable protein 1, whose product MMSSQATPIHGSRPVTPPLASAGSPHSPVSPKSLQPPACRHRDRSPSPMRGYLIPSPLPTRRNRTCSATARASEGPVFTGVCKCFSRSKGHGFITPSDGGKDIFVHISDIEGEYVPVEGDEVSYKVCSIPPKYEKVQAVEVTITHLNPGTKHETWTGHVVSS is encoded by the exons ATGATGTCCTCTCAGGCCACGCCCATCCATGGGTCACGACCAGTGACCCCTCCGCTGGCCTCTGCAGGATCACCACATTCTCCAGTGTCACCAA AGTCCCTGCAGCCTCCAGCCTGCAGACACAGAGACCGCTCGCCTTCCCCCATGAGAGGCTACCTGATCCCCAGCCCTCTGCCCACACGCAGAAACAGGACCTGCTCAGc gACGGCTCGTGCATCAGAGGGTCCGGTGTTTACtggtgtgtgtaaatgtttttccCGCTCCAAAGGCCATGGCTTCATCACGCCATCCGACGGGGGCAAGGATATCTTTGTCCACATCTcaga cATCGAGGGCGAGTATGTGCCGGTGGAAGGCGACGAGGTGAGCTACAAAGTCTGCTCCATCCCTCCCAAGTACGAGAAGGTCCAGGCGGTGGAGGTGACCATAACCCATCTCAACCCGGGAACCAAACACGAGACCTGGACAGGACACGTCGTCAGCAGCTGA